One Trichormus variabilis 0441 genomic window, CGTATTCGACAATCGTTAAAGTTAGAGGAAATTTTGCAGACTACCGCAGATGAAGTGCGTCAGCTGTTTGAGGTAGACCGAGTATTAATCTATCGATTTGAGCCAGACTGGAGTGGATTAGTTGCTGTAGAGTCTTTAACGGAAGGATCTATGTCTATTCTGGGGTTTCATATCCTAGATACGTGCTTTCAATCTACCCATGCGGCTTACTACCAACAAGGCAATACTAGGGCGATGGAAGACATTGAAAATGCTGGACTGTCGCCATGTCATCTTCAGCTTTTGCAGAGTTTGCAAATTAGGGCAAATTTGATTGTGCCTATCTTACAAAAAGAACGTTTATGGGGACTATTAATCGCTCATCAATGCACTAGCACCCGACAATGGCAGCAATCTGAGATTAACTTATTTAACCAGCTGGCGAGTCAGGCCGCGATCGCTATTCAGCAATCGGAACTTTATCTACAATTACAGCAAGCAAATCTGGAATTACAGCGCCTTGCTTGTTCAGATGGTCTGACCCAAGTAGCAAATCGACGCTGCTTTGATAATACGATCGCCTTAGTGTGGGAGCATTTAGCACGAGAGCAGGGTTCGTTATCTTTAATTTTGTGTGATGTCGATTGCTTTAAGCTTTATAACGATACATTAGGACATCTGGCTGGAGATGATGTACTCAGGCACGTAGCTGGGGCAATTTCTCGGAGTGTGAAAGGCCCTAGCGATTTAGTTGCTCGGTATGGTGGCGAAGAGTTTGCTGTTATTTTACCCAATACTGATGCGGAAGGGGCGATCGCTGTTGCTAAAGAAATTCAGTCTAATGTGAGTATATTACAACTGCCTCATCCTAGTTCTCAAGTTAGTGAACTCATTTCCTTAAGTCTTGGTTTAGCTACTACTATTCCCGATAGCCAGTCGTCTCCGGCAATTCTAATTGCTGCTGCTGATCAAGGACTATATCAAGCAAAAGCCCAAGGCAGAAATTGTCTAGTTCAGGTGGAGAGGATATGAATCAGGGATTGACGTAATCAGGTTTTTTGCTGGGGTAAGTTGCCAGGTCTCTACACCCCTAAACCCCTAAACCCAGTCTCAACAAAAAATCCGGATGCGTAAGCCCAAATAAAAATAAAAGGTGAAAGAAATGAATTTTGCCTTTTAGTTCATCCTTTCACCTTTTTTATGTACCTGATGCTTATTTAATGTTAGCCTTTGCGTCCCTCACTGCGGCAAGAAAAAATAATCCTGTCAGAGGAATGCTCAAACCCAGGATAACTGCGGTGGTTTGGAAGCCTAAATCTGGTTGTCCATAACTGAGTTCAAACACCGAGCCAACAGCTGCGATCGCGCTTATGCAAGAGCCAGCGAGAAATAAACCGCTTTTTGGAGTTAAATACACTACTAATCCACCCTATGCTACTGGTTTCACTGCCTGATACGAGAAGCCATTTTTAGATAACTCTTGTGCCAAAGTCAAGGAATTATCTACGCGGTCTACAAATACTACACCGTTGAGGTGATCCATCTCGTGTTGAATGCAGCGTCCGAGTAGGTCAGTAGCTTTTAAGGTTTGAGGACGGCCATTTTCATCTTTATAGGCAACTTCTACCACTTCTGGGCGTTTGACATCCATATAAACTCCCGGAATGCTCAAACACCCTTCTTGGGCGCTACAGATTTCGCGGCTGACTTGTTTAATTGTGGGGTTAATTAATACCAGTGGCGGGTTCGCCGGATTATCAGGTTCGCAATCGATGACAATGAGTTGTTTGTTAATTCCTACCTGGGGTGCAGCCAAACCAATGCCATCATTGCTGTACATCGTTTGCAGCATATCGCGGATCAATTGCCGGGTTTCATCATCTACTTTGGTGATCCGCTTTGCTGGTTGACGCAGCACGCGATCGCCTAAATAGTGGAGTTGCAGAGGTGGATTTTTTAACTTTTTTTTCTCAACAGCAATTTCAGAAGGCATGACTTTTGTCGGCTAGATTGTGCAAATTCCTACTGACCTAATTCTATCAATTTAGTCATTAGTCCGTAGAGACGTTGCACGCAACGTCTGTCACTCAAAACAGAATTGTCCAACCTTGCTTTTGAGCCTGTTTTCTGGTGTAGGAAACACCGTCAATCTTGATGCCTTTCTCATCCAGGAGAGTAATAATACCACCATTGTTGTCTAATTGAATACTATTGCTATCAATAGGTATTTTGACAACTTCACCTGAATTAATTACACCATATAGGTTTTGTTTGCGCTTATTCCTATCTGCTATTGACCAACTATCCAAGTCTACTTTCTGAGGTGAAATATTAATTAAGGTAATCGTCTCTTTTGCTACATCCTCACCTGGGGGATTAACTAATGCAGCTACAATTCGCACGGCTCCAGTTGTGACAGTTGGTGTGATGATCTCTATATCGTCTATTCTGTTACCGGTGGTATCATCGGTGTGGAATGACTGAGACTGGAAGGCTAAGAAAATACCTACCCATTGATTTCGGGTTGGGTAGTGAATCAGTAGTCCGCCATCTTGCCAAACACCGTTGTCTTTTTTAAATTGGGCGGCGTTACCCTGGTTCATGTGGATGTCATGAATACCATTTCCTGGAAGAAACCCGAAATATTTGTCTTTGATATCCATTTCGGGTCCCCATCTTTCACCAAAAGGATAGAGGACTGCATCTGTGGAAGCGATCGCCCGTGCAATGTATAATTCCAGCAATTCATTGAGGTCATTATCAGGCCCCGGCACATCATAGGGCAAAGGCTTCATCTGTTTGGGGTCAAACAAATTACCCCGAATGTAGTCTAAAGCAATTCCCCCCGATTGGCGTGGCAACTCATAAAAGCCGAAATCTAACTCTAATAATTCTTTAGTTATGGGATGGGAGAAATTTTCATCCACAAGATAAAGCAATTCTGAAGGGCTTTGCTTTGATTTGACGTTGATAGCAATTCGGTGCTTTTGTTTGTTGTCCGTTACAAGTATTTGGTAATGGGGACTAGAACCTTCACCCAATTTACGATTTAGCGCACGACTTTTTAATACACCATAATTCTTTAAGGGCATTTATTTCTCCTAACTTTTAGGGTGCAGAATGCTACAACTGGATAATTGCTGGTTCACTAAGTTAATTACTAGGTATTGCTGGAATTGGCTAGTACCCAATAGGGTGATTTTTTGCTTTTATGTAGTCAATTAGCCACACACCAACCCTAAGCAATGGGGATAAGCATCAAAATTCGTAGCTAGTAATTTTGCTCCTCGATAAGTTCTAAATACTGATTTGGCCGTCCCTTGCAGATTTGCCACTAGTCTTTGATCCTCAGCATTTGCTTCTCAGGCTAGACTCCACCACGTATTATTTTGCATCAGTAACTGGGTAATTTTTAGACTGCAAGTGCCATCAATACATTCATTATGAGCAACTGATTGTACTGAGAAATTAGAAAGAACTTGAGAAGAATTTAAATAACAAGTTAGATTCTGGAACTTATAGCGTTTCTTCACGAAGATGTGCTTTATTTGTGGACTGTAGAGACATTGCATACAACGTCTCTACATCATTTATTTGGTGCAACTTCATAGAGAATTGGTATTTGAGAGATATCTTCTCTTGTTTCTGGTAATTGCTCCTGATTAATTAAAGAATATTGCTGAAACCAAACTTTCATATCTTTTGGTATCGTAGCAGGAGAAAACCAAGGCAATTCGTTACCTGTGAGCATAATATCAAAGTGTTGAGTGCTTGGTAGTGAACGGGGAATTCAAAATTACCTCCTACCTGTAGGGTATGTTGAATTGATTTGTTCCCAGTCCTTCTTGGTCATGCGAAGCGATCCAGTTGATGGGACAATAAAAATGAGAAATCATGCCTACCTTCATATTGCTTCCGGCCTAAAGGAATCTGTAAAGATGTGGAAAAGAATTGTATTGACGTTGCTATTGGTCTTGAGTTTTAGCTTGAGTAATCCTGATGTAGCCAAGGCTGCTGGATTCAAAAGCTTTGTAGACACTGCTGATGGCTATGAGTTTTTATACCCTAATGGCTGGTTGCAGGTAAAAGTTGCTAACGGCCCTGATGTGGTGTTTCACGATTTAATTGAAATTTCCGAGAATATCTCTGTTGTCATTAGTCCCGTTCCCGATGACAAAAGTTTGAAAGAACTGGGTACACCAACGGAAGTAGGTTACAAATTGGGAAAAGCCGCTTTAGCACCTCCTGATTCTGGTCGCTCGGCTGAACTGGTCAACGCTTCTGAGTACGAATCAGAAGGTAAAACATACTACCACCTTGAGTATTTAGTAAAGCTTCCCAATCAGCAAGAACGACATAACATCGCCAGTGTGGCTGTTAGTCGTGGTAAACTTTTTACCTTTAACGCTTCGATTCCTGAAAAACGTTGGCGAAAAGTTAAAGGGACTATGGAAGATGTGGCGAACTCTTTTGTAGTGTATTAATAGAAAGTAGGAAATAGCTGTTGAGGGTTGAATGTTATCAATAATCAGGTAAATATATCAGGTCAGTTGTAAGACTTGATTGGCACAAAAAATAAACTCCTTCAATAATTAATTGAAGGAGTTACTTTAAGCCTTTATTGATAATTTTAGGAAATTTTTTTGAGCTGCTGGAGCTTAAGTTTGAATCTTTGGTTATGTTTGAGTACTGAACCAGCGCCGAGAGTCCCAAGGGCGATTAAGCTGAGGATAGAATTAGGTTCAGGGACGTTGATGATGGTTGCAGAAAAACTAATGGGTAATTCGCTATCTTCGCTTCCTAAATTTTCAAAACCTGGCGTTAAAGGCGGCACTGAAAAAACCTCTAAATAGCCGGGTGTGGGCAAAAAACTAGCAAAAAATGGACTAGCATAATTTCCGCCTAAAGTTGAATATCCAAAACCGTCACCAGTTAACTGCTGAGTATTCAGACTAATTAAATTGTCAACCCCAAAAGGTTCGTTTCCCGGTATTGCAGTCCCCACAGGTTGCAAACCAGTAATTGTTTCGCCATTTCGTGTACCAGCAATTTCCAAAATCTCGTAGAAACCCAAATTATCAGGGATGTCATTAGTTTTAAAAGTACCTTTTGCTACTATGCCCGAACCAGAATAACTCCACTGCCAAAGTAAAGTAGAGGCAGAGGCGGCTTGCATATTCCCAAACAGCCATCCAGATGAAGCGGTGATAGCTGTAGCAGATAGTAGAGCTAGATTTTTCATTAATGTCGCTATTATGATTGCAGATATTGTGAATGATTTACGTATGTATGGGATTTTCCCACTATTTGTTTTTCACCTAAGTAAATTTTATGAAAACTACACAATTTATACTAGCTTCTGCTTCTCCGGCGCGTCGCCGTTTGCTCCAAACTGTGGGTATTGAACCAATAGTTAGCCCTAGTGATTTTGATGAGTCGCAAATCGAAGAAACTGAACCCGGAAAGTTAGTGCAGATTCTCGCTCAATGTAAAGCGGAGACGGTAGCGCCACAGTTTCCATCAGGGTTGGTGATGGGGTGCGATTCGGTATTGGCTATTGATGGTAAAATTCACGGTAAACCAATAGATGCGGATGAAGCGATCGCTCGTTGGCAATTGATGCGAGGTCAGGTTGGCGACCTCTACACAGGCCATGTTTTGATTGACAATTTACAAAATCGCACTTTAGTCAAGTGTCAAGTAACAAGAGTTTACTTTGCTAATATTAGCGATCGCACTATTCAAGCCTATGTTGCCACAGGTGAACCCCTCAAGTGTGCAGGCGCTTTTGCTTTGGAGGGTTTTGGTAGTTTATTTATAGAAAAAATCGCTGGTTGTCACAGCAATGTTATTGGGTTGAGTTTACCCCTACTTCGACAAATGCTAGAAGAGTTAAATTATGATGTCACTGATTTTTGGAAGTAGTTAGCACTTACCCATGAAACGAAAAATCAATGGTTTGGAGAATGGTATAGGGGTATAAATCAATTCAAAATTCAAAATTCAAAATAAATGTTTGAAACCCCTACACCCCTACACCCCTACACCCCTACACCCTTACCCCCTTACACCCAGTCTCAACAGATAACCTGGGTGCGTAAGTTTTATAATTACCTTTTACCTTCCTCCTCTAATTGACGTTGTGATTGTCTAAAAGCTTGGTACATATCTGGTAAGCGGCTATAGAGTGCAGCGATTTTGAGATACATTTTGTGAGGAATAGCCGGAGTACCAGAAACAACTTCTCCTGGCTTAACATCGTGGAGAATACCTGTTTGAGCAGAAGCAGTCGAGCCGTCACCCATTTTTGCTTGATTAGCAATTCCCACTTGTCCTGCCAAAATCACGCGGTTGCCTAATTTTACACCTCCAGCCATACCAGTTTGGGCGGCGATCGCACAGCCTGCACCAATTTGGCAACCATGAGCAATCTGGACTAAGTTATCAATTTTGGTATCGTATCCCACTCTGGTTTCTCCCACTGAAGGGCGATCAATGGTAGTGTTACAACCTATATCTACGCGATCTTCTAAAACTACATAGCCTGATTGTTCCATTTTGTACCAACCAGTGCGGGTAGGAACAAAGCCAAAGCCTTCCCCACCGATGACAGCACCACTGTGAATAACGCAATCTGCACCAATTTGGCTGCGTTCTTCAATAGTGCAGTTAGCGTGTAAGATGGTGCGATCGCCTATTTTTACACCTGGGTAAATAACTACGTTGGGGTGAATAATTACACCGTTACCAATTTCTACCCCTGGTTGAATCACGACATGGGGGCCGATGTAAACATCATTGCCAATTTTGGCTGTGGGGTGAATGACGGCTGTGGGATGAATTTCTGGGGTTGGGGTGTATGGTTGGTAGAATAGAGCGATCGCTTTAGCAAACAACAATCGCGGTTCTGGTGTCGCCATCCAAACAATACCCCGCTCTTGGGCTTGAGCCTGCATCGCTTCATTTTGTGGCAAAATCAAAGCACTAGCATTTGTCTTAGCGATAAAAGATGCAAACTTTGCACCTTCTATATAGCTGAGAGTACCACTTGTGGCTTCATCAATAGCTGCCATCCCTGTAATTTCAGGGTCATTGTTTGGATTTTGCGTGAGGCTATAGTTTGTCACCTCTAGCTTTGATATGATGTCGCTAAATTTCATGTTGAGCTAACTA contains:
- a CDS encoding PEP-CTERM sorting domain-containing protein (PEP-CTERM proteins occur, often in large numbers, in the proteomes of bacteria that also encode an exosortase, a predicted intramembrane cysteine proteinase. The presence of a PEP-CTERM domain at a protein's C-terminus predicts cleavage within the sorting domain, followed by covalent anchoring to some some component of the (usually Gram-negative) cell surface. Many PEP-CTERM proteins exhibit an unusual sequence composition that includes large numbers of potential glycosylation sites. Expression of one such protein has been shown restore the ability of a bacterium to form floc, a type of biofilm.), yielding MKNLALLSATAITASSGWLFGNMQAASASTLLWQWSYSGSGIVAKGTFKTNDIPDNLGFYEILEIAGTRNGETITGLQPVGTAIPGNEPFGVDNLISLNTQQLTGDGFGYSTLGGNYASPFFASFLPTPGYLEVFSVPPLTPGFENLGSEDSELPISFSATIINVPEPNSILSLIALGTLGAGSVLKHNQRFKLKLQQLKKIS
- the def gene encoding peptide deformylase; this translates as MPSEIAVEKKKLKNPPLQLHYLGDRVLRQPAKRITKVDDETRQLIRDMLQTMYSNDGIGLAAPQVGINKQLIVIDCEPDNPANPPLVLINPTIKQVSREICSAQEGCLSIPGVYMDVKRPEVVEVAYKDENGRPQTLKATDLLGRCIQHEMDHLNGVVFVDRVDNSLTLAQELSKNGFSYQAVKPVA
- a CDS encoding nucleoside triphosphate pyrophosphatase, translated to MKTTQFILASASPARRRLLQTVGIEPIVSPSDFDESQIEETEPGKLVQILAQCKAETVAPQFPSGLVMGCDSVLAIDGKIHGKPIDADEAIARWQLMRGQVGDLYTGHVLIDNLQNRTLVKCQVTRVYFANISDRTIQAYVATGEPLKCAGAFALEGFGSLFIEKIAGCHSNVIGLSLPLLRQMLEELNYDVTDFWK
- a CDS encoding DUF2278 family protein — encoded protein: MPLKNYGVLKSRALNRKLGEGSSPHYQILVTDNKQKHRIAINVKSKQSPSELLYLVDENFSHPITKELLELDFGFYELPRQSGGIALDYIRGNLFDPKQMKPLPYDVPGPDNDLNELLELYIARAIASTDAVLYPFGERWGPEMDIKDKYFGFLPGNGIHDIHMNQGNAAQFKKDNGVWQDGGLLIHYPTRNQWVGIFLAFQSQSFHTDDTTGNRIDDIEIITPTVTTGAVRIVAALVNPPGEDVAKETITLINISPQKVDLDSWSIADRNKRKQNLYGVINSGEVVKIPIDSNSIQLDNNGGIITLLDEKGIKIDGVSYTRKQAQKQGWTILF
- the psbP gene encoding photosystem II reaction center PsbP is translated as MWKRIVLTLLLVLSFSLSNPDVAKAAGFKSFVDTADGYEFLYPNGWLQVKVANGPDVVFHDLIEISENISVVISPVPDDKSLKELGTPTEVGYKLGKAALAPPDSGRSAELVNASEYESEGKTYYHLEYLVKLPNQQERHNIASVAVSRGKLFTFNASIPEKRWRKVKGTMEDVANSFVVY
- the lpxD gene encoding UDP-3-O-(3-hydroxymyristoyl)glucosamine N-acyltransferase, translating into MKFSDIISKLEVTNYSLTQNPNNDPEITGMAAIDEATSGTLSYIEGAKFASFIAKTNASALILPQNEAMQAQAQERGIVWMATPEPRLLFAKAIALFYQPYTPTPEIHPTAVIHPTAKIGNDVYIGPHVVIQPGVEIGNGVIIHPNVVIYPGVKIGDRTILHANCTIEERSQIGADCVIHSGAVIGGEGFGFVPTRTGWYKMEQSGYVVLEDRVDIGCNTTIDRPSVGETRVGYDTKIDNLVQIAHGCQIGAGCAIAAQTGMAGGVKLGNRVILAGQVGIANQAKMGDGSTASAQTGILHDVKPGEVVSGTPAIPHKMYLKIAALYSRLPDMYQAFRQSQRQLEEEGKR